The segment CTCCCACTTCCTTTTAATATTATCTTGGAAATCACCATGCTCTTTAGACTTCAAGATAGGCTACACAAAGGAGAAATCACAATCCCATACCACCATTCATTTAACCAATTCTCAGTTTGATGGTGTTTCCAAACTCCCTCAGATTTCCTTCATCCTCAGGAGGGAACATGGCAAGGTGGTAGGACCTCTTTCACTCAATACTTAGCCTAGCTCCAAGTCCAAAGGAAACTATCACTGTGAAGTCAGGGGTATGCATTACCTAGCTTTCAACACCTCTCGGTAGGTGAGAGGAccaaaataagattttatgtCCAAAGTACTGTGTCTGATATGTTTAATTAGCTGCCAAGTAGTGCCAGGTTTAAAATTTAGAAGGAATGAGCCTAGACTAGCACTTATCCAGTCACATAAATTTAGCATTCCTAACATCTTAACTGTAAACAAAAGTACACTGCATCAAAGTGTTATCATTTTAAGATGTATACTAATCACAGAAGTAGTTGCTGTCAAGCACGTGAAAGGTACTAACCTAGATACCCAGCATTCCCTTTCTCATTAAGGGCAAAACTTTCTGTGCTGGTTTCTTAAACCCATTTTTGCCCCTACCCTCCTCTGTATCCTTCTCATCCTTTTGTACTAATCTCTAGGATGCTGCTAGCAATCCATCCCCAAGCTACACGTAATTCCTACTCTTGGCTCAGAACTCCCACTTCCAAAAATTGATatcaggattgtttgttctctGCAGATTTATTAAGTGAACTTATCTTTATATAATACAGAACAATTAAAGCTGACCAAGTGGAACAAATAAGCCTGCCAATTATACAGCTTTACACCATTATAATTCAGCCAGTTGtcaaaattctgaaaacaaagcATCCAATCTTTCAACGCACTAGTGATCAGACCAAATGAAATTTGATGCAGACCAGTATTCTGCTTTTTTGCACCAATGCTAATGAATACCTGGTAAAAGCTTGACCAGAAAACTCAAAATTAACTACTATTGCCCTACTAAAGATAAAGTCTCAATAAAGAATCTACTGGCTATATTCTAAGATCTACCAGATGCTACCAAAACAACCACATAAGGTGTTGCTAAATGTAGGTGAGATTTACAAAACTGCTTTAGTCTCATTAACATTTCTGGTTGACATCTTTAATTACTTTTGCACCAGCCTGGCAAAATAAGATGTTGGTAGTCAGAAACTGAAAAACCTAGATTGGGAATTAACAGATCTCTGCTCAGAATATGGCAATCCATCTCAAGAGACAGATTATCCGGACTGGAAAATTTTGCAAAGCTGGTTTACATGAAGGTGTTTTGTCCCAAATTCAGACAATTCCTCAAACATGCAAAAGCTGTGgtataaaatgttgaaaaaacaaaacattgggTAGAACTTAATAAAATCAGGAGTTCTAGTTTGACACCATCCCATCTAATAGCCTGAAAACCTCAGTTACTATACTTAACTAAACAGCCTTCGGAATCACTGGTCCCTCTAGGTTGACAGATTGAGATAGAGCTTGGTATCTAACACCACCAACTCCAAAAGATTAACGTAGGAACTTGTCATACACACTTATGCTATTAAGGGGACTTGAGTTCTTCTCTCACCCAAAGCTCTAAGgataaaaaggaattttcaaaGTGTATGTATACTACAGCTAATGACGTTGACGACTCAACACCATTAAACTTTGAAATGTTAAGTCTGTATGAATATGGTTAATATCAAGGTTTACCCCTGAAGCTTAACAAACTGAATATTAATATTGAACACAAATCAGAAATCTagttagaaacattttatttaaatgtgccAAATAAAAACCCACATTTTCAGACCATAGGATGTTAAtacattcaacaaaaattttatattatcttacTGCTGTGAATTTACAGAGTAACAATCCAGATCCATTTTGATTAGATGGTTGAAATACCCTTCCTAGGTTACACTTTGACACCACAAATCCCTTATAATAATGTAAACAAAATAACTTTTCCCAAAAAGGTGAACTTGAGAACTTCAGTCCACTCTTTCAGGACTTGCACTTCTTCGCGGACTTCCTGATGGGGAacgactaaaaaaaaaaaaaaaaaaaaaattaagttcggCACTGATTAGTACTTACTGAAATTTACTCTTCTCGTGTACATGTCAGGGCAAAACTCAGTTTCAATAAACTCAAAGGTGGCCAAAAGTACTTCATGGCAGAAAGCTAAAAATCAGAAGATTTACATACAAATCCTTTGTCCCCGCTTAAGATTAGGTTTAATAGCCACCTTGCTATAACTGCAAGAGAACTATTTGAATTCTGGGAGGTTTTTCCTTCATGTGGGTACTTCATTTACCTATCGTCTCATGTGGAGGAAAAAGGTTTCTTAACATGAAATTATACAGTTAAAGGTTCACAGCACTAAACATCTTAATAATCACCGTAACATTTTACGACTAAATATCTACCAAAAATACAAACTAATGTTGAAGTAGGAAAAGCAATCACCGAAGAAACCTAGTATACAGTAATATATATAGCACCAATTCTCCAAAGAGCTCAAAGCCTGCAAAGTAAGCAGTAAGCAAAACAAATTCTGCAGAGGCCACTTGACAGTTAAGATTTGGCAACAAATTATTTAGCTTACCTTCTTTTTGGAGATGGAGATCTGGACTTTGATCGGCTGTCAAAACATGAGAAATTCTATTAAGAAAAAGTACTAACCAATCCCTTTCTTATAATCACAGTATCATGAAATGAACCCCCAAAGTTGCCCTGAGCTTAAAATTAAAAGGTCAGGCCACAATTAAACTGAGAAAGAGCCTTGCAGTTTTTGCAAACAAAAGCCAATCTTCCAACAACTGTTCATAAAATGAGTGACCTGCTTCACTGCATCACAATCTTTACATCTGCTTTAAGCACAATTATCTCAGAATGCTTCTCCATGAGCCCATCAGTTCTAACAAGGCCTCTTCATGTAACCCCAAAGCCAGAAACTTCTCACTACAGCTTGACATTTTCTTGTCCAGGAAGTCAGCCACAATAGGCCACGTATAAATGGAAGTTCTAAAGTTTGATTTACTAAGAAGGTACTGCGTTCCACTAACACCTAAGCTTAAAGTTAACACTTGAAATTTCAACAATTCAAAACACTTTGAACTCTTTGGATATTGGTGCCATATAACTAGAAGAACATTCTTCAGATTTTTACCCTACCTGCTTCGTGGTCGTGAGAGAGACCTGGATCTTGATCTTGACCTCGACCGTgatcttaataaaaagaaaaacaattataccAATTAGTTCATAGGAATAATCTCTTTAAACACCTACTGAGCACTATTATTAGGTAAACTAAGAatagagaaagtaaaattaagCAAGACACAGGGTGCTTGGCTGACTCAGTAGgtagtgtgtgactcttgatctcaggggttaGGAGTTAAGAACCCACGCTGggtgtaaagattaaaaaaattgtgttgtttttttaaaagattttattataaaattgacagagagagacacagtgagagaggaacacaagcagagggagaagcaggcttcccactgagcagggagccggatgcggggctcaatcccaggaccctgggatcatgacctgagccgaaggcagacacgtaacgatgagccacccaggtgcccctaaaagttttttaatgaagtattacaaaaaaaaaaaaaaaaactaagcaagACACAACTCTTTTCTTCTATCGGCCTATGACTGGACAAACGACACTTTCAGTAAGAACCACCACTTCAATTACTTGGTTCTATCATACTCATTGATCTGGATTGTCATAGTTCCTGAAGAGAGGTATGACATTATCTTCGAGCATATagtatccaagagaaataaaaaatggttttcatttaAGACTGCTatggtttggtttatttttatcttaaaggaATCAAAACAACATCACACAGACCCCTAAACAGAGATTTCAATTCTGCTGGTGGTAAGTGAGTAGAAAGTCACAACTGGGTCTTAAAGACTATTCTTAAGATCATTAACAAGCTTTCACAGTTCAGGACCATCAATTTGTCATACAAACTAAATCTGGCTCTAAAATACACAAATTGGTGTCCTGCAATGCACTCATCTAGAGAGTCCAAAGCTTTCTCAAGtgcattaaaattttagaatccCTGCATTTAGAGATTTTGTGCTATTATTTAACTCCCAGTGGCATTCCCTACTAGTGACTCAACTGCAGTATTGTCAACTCTTCATTTTCTAGAATCTTAACCATTTCTATCACCTTTAAAAGACTTCTataaaaggagtaaaaaaaaataaggttcgtagtttgatttttaatttcttacatttCAGTGTAAGTCTCTGGTTAAAAACAGCCTACATTCACCCACAGGTACACTACTACTGTAAACAACTTCCCATGGTCTCAAATTCACCCATCattcaaaaaaggagaaatttttatGTTTCAACTTGCTTCTAAGtatcctcttcattcttttttttaaaaagatttttatttatttgagagtacacaagagggggtagggtcagagggagaaacagactccccactgagcagggagcccaatgtgggactcgatcctgggaccccaggatcatgacctgaaccaaaggcagtcgcttaaccaactaagccacccaggcaccctatcctACTCGTTCTAATGGGCCTCCTTATCAGAGATCCAGAAATTATCACCTTTTAAAGGTAGCATCATTTACCTAGACAGACATAATCTGACTAGAGTTCAATGTCTACCCGGAGTGTTCACTGAAATGACTTGAGGATTTGTGCTTTGGCCAATCCTCTACCATAGCCTCTCaagcctttaaaaatgtttgattgggcttttctttatctgtataaTTACGGTAATATCCATTTACAGGTCATGTAGAAATTCAACTTTTAggtctcaaaaaaatattttctgaagcaATCCATTTCAATTATGTCTTTAAGACACTCATTGTCTTAAAGTGCAGTCATTAAGACGTGACAATCCAAAtacaaataagggaaaaaaagtgtTACATACTGGAAATACCTCGATCCTTTTATAGAACCAGACCTAGATCGTCTGAGTGAAGCTGATCTTGATCTACGAAGAGACACTGATCTTGATCGTCGTGGAGATGCTGATCTTGATCTAAAACATAAATCCAAGTTTAAGTCTTATGTCCAATTAGTTTATCACTTGTTAAAGCTTAAATTAAACAGTATTTctcacctccttcccctgctcctgcttcgTGAGCGAGAGTATCGCCTACCCCTGGACCTCGAATGTGATCTAGACCGtgacctatttttttaagttagaaaaaaacaaaatgttagatGGTAACTCGTTTTTAGAGTTTGTGTGCCTCTGCTGAAATCAAATCtcaaaactatttaaatttaGTGTCTCATTTGGAAATAAACTCTGGgcctattagttttttttttttttttttactacctaaaaaaagatttgttaaaaGCTGAATTACATCTTAGaattacataatataaaacactgtaatgtgtatttaaaataaaccttGCAAGTTTGCAGGTCGACCCTCTTTGGCCCATGGTCTAGTAGATCTAGACGATCTAGAAGTATCTATAGCCGATCGCTGCATCTAGATGTTTTCTTCAATCTAACGACGATCAAACTGACAGCCAAATGAGCCAGGTGAGGCTTGATTGACGCAAGAAGATTTTTCTAGTTGGGAATGTGGTCAATCTGGTGTTCCTCTTTCTAAACCGGAGGGGGCCCCAATTGTAAGCCAAATTTACTGTTACGGCGATCACCGTCTCAAATTTTCTGCCCTTTAAAGAATAAGGTGAAGCTAGGTGTAGATGACTCGAGGGGATCTGGCCTCTTATGCTGATCACCTCAAGGTCTAGGAGGATCTTAATTGTCGGATTTGCAAGGCGCCTCAGCATGATATCATAAGGCTCGTGACATTCTGAATCAAGGCGACTGACTCAAACGAAGAAACCTGAAAGGTTTTGACCAGGttgattattaatatattaacatttgtttaattaaacaaaaactgtaaaatacacCTGTACAATTAACATTCAAGTTTATAGAAAAATACTAGTTTCTGCCTtgctaataaaaaaattacttgattAACTAGTATACCAACCAttctcttattaaaataaatacctgCTTCTCCGCCGCCGGCTATAACGATGACAATCATAAGCATAATGTCCCTTTTCGCCACACTCATAGCATCTATCATTGGGATCAAAGGGACGTCGGGCGGGTGGTCTATCAAAACGAGATCTCCGAGGCATGCCTGTTGATAATTCAACTCTCACTCGGGAACCACAAATCACCCTATAAAAGAGAATCAACAAAATTCTAATGCTAAGAATACACATCACTTCTAGATTTAGAACTTTCCAACCACTCTTCTCCCTCACAAACTTCAGCTATCTTTATAAACCCTTCCAACTCCACCTTTGCACCCCCTTCATATCTTAAATATACAGAATTATGATTAGCTATTTAGTCTCCTCCAGACTACAGAATCCAAGCTTATCACCTAGCTCACTACCCAGCCCACAGGAATATTCTAATAGACGTCAATTTCACAACCAACATCTTACTTACTTCCCATCCAGGCCTCGCACTGCATCTTCTGCATCTCTAGGATCTTCAAATTCCACAAAGGCAAATCCTGGAGGATTTCTCGCAATCCACACAGTTCTTAAGGGACCATAATAACTGAAAGCCCTTTCTAACTCTCCTTTGCCGGCACCGGTTCCCAGATTACCAACATACACCTTGGTTTCTGTTTAAAAACGCAAATAGAACAATGCATGTTATGCAAAATTTGCCTAAGTCTTAGTGAATTCTGTGCCCCAAACAGGCCATCCTTAATCCTGTGCAAAGCACGTTTAATGCTTTATCAAACATTTACTTTAGCCTTAAAACCAGCAAAGCCCATACATTTTGAAAAGCCAGGTGTATGACAAAGATTTTTACATTCTAATAAGGAAACGACCTCCAAAACAGAAGCACAGACACGTGGTAGGATATTCCGAGGCGTGGGGcgggccccgccccggccccgcccccgagTCCCGGCAGCCCCGGGCGCGCGGGGAGCGCGCGGGCCGGCAGCGTTGGTAGCGGGCGGGCCCCGGCAGGGGCCGGACCGGGAGAGCGGGGCTGCGCCGGCTCTCGTCCTCCGCGGCAACCGCCCCAGGCGCAGGCTCGCCCAGACTCCAGCTCCCCGCCCCAGAGCCATAAACCGCGCTCGAAAgagctaaaagagaaaagaaaccagcCGCCAGACGAAAAGATTATGTCTCCATTCCCACTCCTCAATTCGACCGATTGTCTGACGAGAATGAGCAGCTCGAAGCTGCCACACTTTTGTTTAGTCTCAAATTCACCCCTGATTTTACGGCTGCGACCACATCTGTCTGCTAAAGTGGCGGGAAAGCGCCAAGGAAATGCGCCACCATGGTCGTCAATGTGCGCAAAATGGCAGccgagagcgggggggggggacgggggggcAGGCGGGCGCCTCGAGGAAGGGCAACAGGGAAACAGTGATCGTGGGCTTGCCTCGGGCTGTGGTGGAAAATGAAATCGCCCAAGAATGAATACGGAACCCACCACAGACCTGCACCCGCCATCCCCCGGCTGCCCTCGATACCCCGCCCCCGCGGCCTCCGGCTTCGTATGGTGTGCGCCGAAGCCGCCATTACGCACGCGGAATAACCGTCTCCCAACCGCCGCGCCAAACCCCACGGCCTCGCAATACTCACTACATCCACAGCAACGTCCCTTACCGGACCCTGGCCTCTTACCTCCTCCATACCGCCCGTAACGCGACATGATGACTGGCTCGCGAGCTCGGCTGTTGCAGCTCGCAGAGCCCAGGGAGCGAGGAATACAAAAGCTCCGAAACCTACTCAGCAGCCAACGGTCCCGGCAGCACTACGAGGAAGAGGCTGGGTTCGCGTTTATATATGCGGCGGCTGTGTCTCTCTGCGCATGCGTCATTTCGACGTTCTGCGCGGCACAAAGGAGCTGGGCGGAAACAGTGGAGAAGCGGCGCGGAGGGAACTGAAGAGGCTAAGACGCTAGGCGCGGGCGGAGGGATACGTTTCCATGG is part of the Neomonachus schauinslandi chromosome 10, ASM220157v2, whole genome shotgun sequence genome and harbors:
- the SRSF7 gene encoding serine/arginine-rich splicing factor 7 isoform X1; translated protein: MSRYGRYGGETKVYVGNLGTGAGKGELERAFSYYGPLRTVWIARNPPGFAFVEFEDPRDAEDAVRGLDGKVICGSRVRVELSTGMPRRSRFDRPPARRPFDPNDRCYECGEKGHYAYDCHRYSRRRRSRSRSRSHSRSRGRRYSRSRSRSRGRRSRSASPRRSRSVSLRRSRSASLRRSRSGSIKGSRYFQSRSRSRSRSRSLSRPRSSRSKSRSPSPKRSRSPSGSPRRSASPERVD
- the SRSF7 gene encoding serine/arginine-rich splicing factor 7 isoform X2, which codes for MSRYGRYGGETKVYVGNLGTGAGKGELERAFSYYGPLRTVWIARNPPGFAFVEFEDPRDAEDAVRGLDGKVICGSRVRVELSTGMPRRSRFDRPPARRPFDPNDRCYECGEKGHYAYDCHRYSRRRRSRSRSRSHSRSRGRRYSRSRSRSRGRRSRSASPRRSRSVSLRRSRSASLRRSRSGSIKGSRSRSRSRSRSRSLSRPRSSRSKSRSPSPKRSRSPSGSPRRSASPERVD
- the SRSF7 gene encoding serine/arginine-rich splicing factor 7 isoform X4, with amino-acid sequence MSRYGRYGGETKVYVGNLGTGAGKGELERAFSYYGPLRTVWIARNPPGFAFVEFEDPRDAEDAVRGLDGKVICGSRVRVELSTGMPRRSRFDRPPARRPFDPNDRCYECGEKGHYAYDCHRYSRRRRSRSRSRSHSRSRGRRYSRSRSRSRGRRSRSASPRRSRSVSLRRSRSASLRRSRSGSIKGSRSRSRSRSRSRSLSRPRSSRSPSGSPRRSASPERVD
- the SRSF7 gene encoding serine/arginine-rich splicing factor 7 isoform X3, whose amino-acid sequence is MSRYGRYGGETKVYVGNLGTGAGKGELERAFSYYGPLRTVWIARNPPGFAFVEFEDPRDAEDAVRGLDGKVICGSRVRVELSTGMPRRSRFDRPPARRPFDPNDRCYECGEKGHYAYDCHRYSRRRRSRSRSRSHSRSRGRRYSRSRSRSRGRRSRSASPRRSRSVSLRRSRSASLRRSRSGSIKGSRYFQSRSRSRSRSRSLSRPRSSRSPSGSPRRSASPERVD